The genomic DNA TTTAGTTTAATAAGGGAAAACAGAACAGTTGGATTAATCAAAGATGATATTACAGccgtcaacaaaaaaaaaacataactaatgTTTCTTACAAAGTTGCAAACTAATGTTGAGGTCGGCAGAGGAAAAGGTTATACAATGGCTAAAACTTGAACTTGAGCAccacaagcaaacaaaacactgAACGCTATAAAGATTACTTTCTTACAAATATACTGAGATCTCTGCGCACTGAACAAACAAAACTAGTAGGGATGAAATTGATTtatagaagacaaaaaaatgaacaGACGAGCAGGTTGAGATTTTGTAACAATGGAGCATCATCAAAAGAATCTTACGAGATGGTATCTCCAAGTAGCTTTTGGGTTGGATAGTGTCAAAGATTACCGAGAACCGAGCCAAGCTGGGTTAGGCTTGGAAGACGCTTCAGCTGACCCATTTATCTGGTATGGTGCCTTTGATGTAATCCTGTTAAAGGTTACAAGGGTGGGATATATTGAGAAACTTAGCTTCAAAACAAACTATGGAATAACAACATAAGATGTGTTTACAAGATATTGCTTACCTATCCTTCCTCTTCTCTAGGAATCGATGAAGCGAAGCTCTTCTAACAATGGGGAGTTCTACAAATCAAAAAAGAGAGGAAGTTAGGAAAATATGGCTAAAACCAAGCACAAAAGATTGTTGAACCAAAGAGGACGAGAAATATTACCGCAGGCTAAAGAGGACGGGTTGGGCTGGATAGGCTCTTGTTGTGCTGCAGTTTTGGTAGAACTCCCAGCTAGTTTTGGGCTAGAAGCAATCTCTTTTTGAGTCTTGGCAAAGTTTTGAGTATAAGCAATCTGGTTCACTTCAGCTGTGAAGGGTTTGGGACTTGCTTTGTTAGCCAAATCAATGACTTCTTTAGCTTTATCAGcagaaaaatcatcaaacacCATAACTCGACCACCGTAGAATATAGTCAATGGAGCAGATTGAGACTCCAGCTTCACAGATctgttcaaaatcaaaacaacctCAACCAAAATTAGTCAAACTGATTGAAAACCTAGCTTTTCAAGTATCTATATCACTGGTAAAACATACTTAGTCTCAGTGATCATCTGAACTTCTTCTTTGGTcccagaggaagaggaagaagaaaagcttgaTTGTCTCGGAAACATATCCTTGGGTTTAATGTCTTGACCAGCCAAAGAATCCATTCCTGAAGCTTCACAAGGGAACAGATTCATCATTGTAGGCTGACGTGACGCAGCaaaacctcctcctcctccttcaaagcaaaacaaaaaaaaattgatcccaaaaaatttaaaagatgaTTCTCGAATCCTTTCTAATAACAAAGCTACGTAAAATGATTCAAACCAAACACAGAAACATCTCCACATATTCTCATACACAAAGGTTGTTCTTAATCGAATTCAATTCCACAAATTTTTTATTCGTAATAAAACAGatctagaaaatgaaaaaaaaaaggtaagctTTATTATTATAATACCATTGAGGTCGGGTTTGCATGTCATGCCTAAGGTGAGATCTCCAAAACTACCCTTCTCCTTAAGATAACGACTCAATCGACTACAAGTCTGTGAAAAGCTTGGTTTCCGACCAGAGAAGTCCCAACACTCGGCAGAACTCGACATCGTTATTAATCGAAATCGAGAAATCGGGGAAgcagaaaagaaaagtctttcCTGCCCtgcgttcttcttcttctgattcaatTTGACGAATCTACTAATTAAGAAActagggttctttttttttttttttttttttttaattattaNATATATCTCTTGTGCTGCTGCTGCAAAGTGCgtttgcttatttttttgtttgtcacgaggaagaagaaatgggaATGGACttcttttattactttttttttcatcatcatctctggGTTTGCACTTTGCAGGTaccaaaatagttttaaaactaaaaaagaatagaaacatTTAAAACACGTGTTCTTATTTAATGTTTGAAACGGCAGACTAGttaagtgtgtgtgtgtttcagaTCACCGTCATTCATGTCCAATCCACGGCATTGCATACGAAATCACCCTTTCACCCCTATGaacaaggcaaaaaaaaaaaaaaaaaaatcaataaaagatGAATTTCTtggcataatttttttttcttggcataattattaatttgtaattagTTTATGGAAATTATTACAAAATGTGATTTatggttcaaaaaaaaaaaagaagaatattaaCGGTGTTAGAATGAAGGAACAAACGGTTTGGGTCTTTTTATCTTAAATTAATAAACTCCAATTTGCATTTTtttgaactatatataaatcACGTTTTGTATTTCCTTATTAAAATGGTACTGATATTTGTACAGTAGTTAAAAATATACTAGTATTAGTATTAAAAGAAGCGGAAAGAGCACGTCTCCTCCACTAATTATAACTTTACACGTGTTTAACTTAACTGCACACATTTTCAGAgaatttttcttgttgttgtcgcTCACACTTGGGCAATGATCAGCTACGCCGCGACTTATATAAAACAGGTtcgtctcttctcttttttttacctATAGCCGTTGATTCTTGTCCCACGCGTATGTTAGGAGCAAAACGGTAagttattagatttttttttatttaatgtctAACTTTGttacattattaattatttttatgtcgAGTTTTACATTAAGAAATTACACAGAACTATAGAGAAACAGTAATATTTTACGATTTCAATTCCTTCTTCGTAATTTTCCAAGCGAATGcaacaaattatatatcaacTTCTAAACAAACTAATGAACTTTAACACATCCTCTTTAAAATATCGACATGCAAATATTATTTTGCTGTAAGAAAACGTCCACATCCAGTTTCACCCGATTCTGTATATTAAAAATCTAGGTCAAATCCGGTTTGaatccaaattattttttcaacGACTCTAAACTGttgaagaaaaaagacaaatcGAATTTTAGTTGTAGGattcattaaattaaaaaaaaaaaaaaaaaaaagagagagagcgtCAAGCTTGTTAAAAATGGATGGTGGTTACTGCCTTACTTGTTAGGGGAAGAAAGATTCCTCAGGTGATGGTAACGTGACAATATATTTGCATACTGCTCTTAAACTATACATGTCTATTTACGAAATacataaaagttatatatatatatatatatatacgtaatgtcattaacaaaaataacaaaggtGATGTTGACGTAGATTGTAGTATTTGCTAACTAATTACAGCTACTTCAAGATAATGCACGTATTATGGTTTTTAAAGTGTTTTGAAAactttcttataaatttttgatataattcCATTTCTTAATGATTTTGTCAAACGCATTCACCTACGAATCACACTTGTAGATATCAGCGCCAACACCAACACATTAAATAAGAATCGGTAAACAACCTGTTTCATAATTCTACCTAACTTATTTGATGACATAAAACagatccaagaaaaaaaaaaccagaaaaagagACATTCATGTATCACAGTTATAGTCAAAAAGTACATAAAGATATCAAAGTGTGTGGATATTATTTAGAGAAtgcaaccaaaaaagaaacaggCAAGTCTTGGGATCTTAATGGTCACCGACATTGCAACAGGGGTCACAAGAAGAACAGAACATAAAGCTTTACGTTACAATATTTTGAGGCATTGTTGTCTACATTGATTTTTTACTGTAGAAACGTACCCTATCCAATGGACCATGGTTATCTTCTACATGCTGATTAAACGTTTTTACTGCTGATGGAAAAAACTTTTAACATTTCAAAGATATTTTAGTTTCTCTAAATACGTACAATAAACAAAGGCATAACTGTCAAGAGTTACTAAATTTAACTGAGAATTGATTTGgcgtttttttttcatattgtatgttaaaataatagaaaagaaGGACTACAAAGATCTCCCACAAGAAGAAGGTATCACGATGaacaagatttgtttttttttaatgtcaaaTCCAAACTCTGCTATCACTGGCAACTTTTGCTCCTGTCCAAGTCTTTGGCTCATCAGATCTTGATCCTAAGAAACTTAGCTTTAGCTCTTGGTAGTTGAACAAACTCTGTTGATTCCGGCAACATAAAACTATCTTAACATGGGAAAGTTCTTGTAAACACTGCACACATATCAAAACAATCACTCATCTTCATCACTGACATTGTACAAAGAAATCATCATTCTAAGTACATCCCAAATGATTAAATGCATATTTGGACGGAGAAACTTCAATTCATTCTTGTCAATGATCCATCTCAACCAAAGTAATAAATATGTTAAGGTCTATGTTGGAAATACATAAATGATTCATATGCGATTAATTTAGTTGTTTGAATTGTCTATGTTGTATCTCTTAGAATATAGCGTTTTTTACTCTTTGTGTATTTAACTCGGTTTTATCCATATTACCTTTATTTATACTATTCGATGTACTACAAACCACTATTACCAACACCatcatttattttgtagatatagaacaaagctaaaaaaatttagaagaatTAGAAAATTgagttaattattttaaaatattaaataagaaatagaaatctttttttttttgttttttgtcaactgaAATTATATTTATCTATCTGATAAGTAAATACATAGGAAACCCCAAGTACTGAAACCTTTCAACAAAAAACCCCTGTTACTACCTTTACTTTTCTCTAGTCTAAGCTCCAATCCCCCAGATCGAgcctttacaaaaaaatactttgaaCACTAGAGCCA from Camelina sativa cultivar DH55 chromosome 7, Cs, whole genome shotgun sequence includes the following:
- the LOC104702226 gene encoding protein TIFY 10B isoform X2 produces the protein MSSSAECWDFSGRKPSFSQTCSRLSRYLKEKGSFGDLTLGMTCKPDLNGGGGFAASRQPTMMNLFPCEASGMDSLAGQDIKPKDMFPRQSSFSSSSSSGTKEEVQMITETKSVKLESQSAPLTIFYGGRVMVFDDFSADKAKEVIDLANKASPKPFTAEVNQIAYTQNFAKTQKEIASSPKLAGSSTKTAAQQEPIQPNPSSLACELPIVRRASLHRFLEKRKDRITSKAPYQINGSAEASSKPNPAWLGSR
- the LOC104702226 gene encoding protein TIFY 10B isoform X1 → MSSSAECWDFSGRKPSFSQTCSRLSRYLKEKGSFGDLTLGMTCKPDLNGGGGGFAASRQPTMMNLFPCEASGMDSLAGQDIKPKDMFPRQSSFSSSSSSGTKEEVQMITETKSVKLESQSAPLTIFYGGRVMVFDDFSADKAKEVIDLANKASPKPFTAEVNQIAYTQNFAKTQKEIASSPKLAGSSTKTAAQQEPIQPNPSSLACELPIVRRASLHRFLEKRKDRITSKAPYQINGSAEASSKPNPAWLGSR